The Mycolicibacterium monacense genome contains the following window.
GGCATAGCCGGCGATGTAGAGCACGAACAGCTCCCCGGGGTGGCGGATCCGGTCACGAAGCCACAGCAGGATGACGAAAGCGGCGAGCTGGAAGGCGATTTCGTAGAGGAATGACGGATGCATGGCCTGGCCGGTGAGACAGCCCGGGCAGTCGGGGGTGGTGGCCGGTGCGTGGATTCCCCAGGGCAGCGTGGTGGGACGTCCGGGCGCTTCGGTGAGGTGGCAGCCGATGCGTCCGACGGCGATGCCGAGGGCGACCGCCGGGGCGAACAGGTCGCCGGTCTTGCCGCGGTAACCGCCGATGCGTTTGGCGACAAGGACTCCGAGGTAGGCGCCGAGGAGGCCGCCGAGAACGCTGCGGGACCCGAATTGCCATGCCTCCGCGAGGCTGGGATTGGCGGTGAGGTCGAGGTGGCGGGCCCACCCCGACAGTCGCATACCGATCGCGCCGCCGACGAGGGCGCCGGAGGCCGCGACGACGGACTGTTCGTTGACCGCACCCCGTCGACGGGCCTCGGCGACGAAGACGACCAGAGCGGCGAGGACCCCCAGGCCGATGAAGACGCCGTGCACCGGCACCGCGACGGGGCCGAGGTGCCACTCGGGGGTCATCGGCGGAATGTAGCGGCCCGGTCACCGGGTGCGCAACGGCTCACGCGGCCAACGACAGTCCGGCGGCCAGCGCGAACCCGAGGACCGCTGCCAGACCTGCCTGTTCGCGCGCCTTCTCGGTGGCCTCCGGGATCATCGACCCGACGAGCATGACGAGCAGCGCACCGGCCGCGAATCCGTCGATCCCGCCCTGCAGCGATGCGCCCGCGATCTCCCGCAACTGGTATCCGCCCACGGTGGCGGCAGCGCAGAGGAGT
Protein-coding sequences here:
- a CDS encoding prolipoprotein diacylglyceryl transferase — translated: MTPEWHLGPVAVPVHGVFIGLGVLAALVVFVAEARRRGAVNEQSVVAASGALVGGAIGMRLSGWARHLDLTANPSLAEAWQFGSRSVLGGLLGAYLGVLVAKRIGGYRGKTGDLFAPAVALGIAVGRIGCHLTEAPGRPTTLPWGIHAPATTPDCPGCLTGQAMHPSFLYEIAFQLAAFVILLWLRDRIRHPGELFVLYIAGYATFRFLVEFTRANETVWLDLTRPQWFLLPSLLLIGIRLWYGHRRGYYRSAAHQQEVRA